From the Bacillus tuaregi genome, one window contains:
- a CDS encoding cyclodeaminase, whose amino-acid sequence MKIYAEKDIRSFIKLNKEVIPIIEDAFMQLVTNQVVMPPIMRIDVKENNGEVDVKSAYIPNKDFFAIKVSSGFFDNYKLGLPSANGWMMLISTKTGEPKAFLLDNGYLTEVRTAAAGAIAAKYLAKEEVKTVGVIGTGAQARYQMKALKLVRDYKEILVYGRSEANVQKFKEEMEAALNITVIPASSPEQVVRGSEMVVTTTPAKSPIIQSEWLHPGLHITAMGSDAEDKQELDGAVIAKADKYVCDSKSQCIRLGELHHALREGKMNKENHITELGDIIAGKASGRTNEHEVTVCDLTGTGVQDTAIALYAYQMLESAKNIGMTVDNQKQLTVI is encoded by the coding sequence TTGAAAATATATGCAGAAAAGGATATTCGCTCTTTTATAAAGTTAAATAAAGAAGTGATTCCTATCATTGAAGATGCCTTTATGCAATTAGTGACAAACCAAGTGGTGATGCCACCGATTATGCGAATTGATGTGAAAGAGAACAACGGAGAAGTAGACGTGAAATCAGCGTATATACCTAATAAGGACTTTTTCGCGATAAAGGTTTCCTCCGGTTTCTTTGATAATTATAAACTTGGTCTACCAAGTGCAAATGGATGGATGATGCTCATTAGTACGAAAACGGGCGAGCCCAAAGCTTTTTTACTAGATAATGGTTATCTAACAGAAGTCCGAACGGCTGCAGCAGGTGCGATCGCAGCGAAATATCTAGCTAAAGAAGAGGTTAAGACTGTCGGAGTGATTGGGACGGGTGCACAAGCAAGATACCAAATGAAGGCGCTTAAACTTGTTCGCGATTATAAAGAAATACTAGTATACGGCCGATCGGAAGCGAATGTCCAGAAATTTAAAGAGGAGATGGAGGCGGCTTTGAATATCACAGTCATTCCAGCATCCTCTCCTGAACAAGTTGTAAGAGGCAGTGAAATGGTTGTAACAACCACACCTGCGAAAAGTCCAATCATTCAATCTGAATGGCTTCATCCTGGGCTTCATATTACGGCAATGGGATCGGATGCTGAGGATAAACAAGAATTGGACGGAGCGGTTATTGCCAAAGCAGACAAATATGTGTGTGATTCTAAGTCGCAGTGTATCCGTTTGGGTGAGCTTCATCATGCGTTAAGAGAAGGCAAAATGAATAAGGAGAACCATATAACCGAGCTTGGCGACATCATTGCTGGAAAAGCTTCAGGAAGAACCAATGAACATGAAGTAACTGTCTGTGATTTAACAGGCACAGGAGTGCAGGATACAGCCATCGCTTTATATGCTTATCAAATGCTAGAATCCGCTAAAAACATTGGTATGACGGTTGATAATCAGAAACAACTGACAGTGATATAA